In the genome of Crassostrea angulata isolate pt1a10 chromosome 6, ASM2561291v2, whole genome shotgun sequence, the window TGAGGATTTATGTATGTTATGtatagtagtacatgtacaggtCGGtgacgtatacatgtattacatacacATGTTTACAGCAATATATATAGGCTTAAAGACTGCAGCCTACACGTTATTTCATCAAGATgtatgaacaatttaaatatatctaaaaattgaaaaaaaatggaaaaagttACTGgtcaaattaatttaaaaaactaattattaaaatcaatctTGAATCAATTAACTCAATCCGATTAATGACACACCAAACCTGATCACGGCAAATGAGCCCAAGTAAACGTCGACACGCACTTTGACTAGATTTATTATTGTAGATTAAATGAAACAATCAACCTTAattaaccaatttgatatgtacttatgaaaaataatcGTTAAATCATATCTATTCGTTAATATAATAACGAGTTTTCTCAACAAAGTACAGTATCTCGCACTATATTTTCAGATAACATGTTTTATGGCTGTTCCATCTATTATTTATGGCTTTAAAGCGACGatacataaatatttcattcaaataaaaatcaatataaatataagcattgaatgctttttTTGGATATCGTCGGTCTTACAACACAGTAGGCCGTAGAGACAAATAGCACGGTATGTTAAATTGTCTGCACGgcctggtgtgttataggaccgacgatATCCAAAAATAAGTATTCCATGCTTAAAAGTGCATCCATAATTAGTTTCGTTATCAAAAGATAAGTTTTATCATTCACCTGGAGAATTAGGTTATGGATTGTAAAGATTACTATTACAGGTATCTGtatgtttatacatttattcataGAGACATCACAAAAAACATTCATTTAAGAATATGAGTCACTGTATCAAGTTAAGTATGTTTTACAAAATGCGTAGTTTTGTGATTAGTTCTGTAACAgtacatattaaaaattaaatccaaAGGAAATCATTTTTTTGGCATCTTCATTAAATTGAATGAAGTCAAAATATGGATAAAGTTGTGTGGACTAACTTTATCTATCAAATGCAAATATATCAGTCTAATATTGTGTATTTACATTTGCATATGTTTCCTTACATGAACCTATAGgatagcgaaaacgttcaattctatACGTGGTCAAATCTTTtgagaagcccttcgggcttcacaggatttgatcacgcgaccagccaagttcatatcctggtgaacttgctgtttatttcttaaataaattatgttgttATGACTGTATGATATTTGACAACATAAGTTGTTACTAACCAAGATTATCCACAAAGCTAGATGActgtattcatttattatttttacattccATTGTTAAGTTCACAAATAAACTTTTCTGCACGCGCGCAGATGTAATCGCCCATTTTGGCATGAAGAGCAGCCATTAAGAGACCGCAGTTAGACGATGTGTAACCGTTCGGCTCATTGGTGGACCAAAGTGATGACGTCATGTTAACGAGTTCCTGTGTAGAAGCGTACATCCATATGTCTTCTTCTATCAAATCAGTAACGCCGATCCAAAAGTTTCCCCCTAAAGTCCAAAACAATTAATTTCATAGTCTTGAATGTGGGTATTTCTTGCTTGAATGTAAATACCAATCCCtattttaaatgcatatttGTTATCACTGCTTTCTATCTACCACTTCTTGCATGGAATCTAACCATACGCGCtttaaaagggtaaaaatattaaaagcaaGATAATCTTTAATTTAAAACGTCTTACCAATTTTCTGAGCGTGGCTAGTGAGAAAATGTCCTTCTTCTTCTGTGCGGGGTTCCGCTAACTTTGCATTGAAAGCTTGACAATATCCCTATTAAGTACATGTGTTGTACAAGATAATGTTATATAGTTAACGTTTTGTCTCTTGAATTAGATAGGGTATTAATTATATCAACTATACTAAAAAAATGCCTTATTAGAAAATGCAAAAGTTCAATAATACTTTGGCGATTGAGCAAAGTCTGGAGAAGGGTCAAATTAATCAACTGAATTCatttaaatgtcaaaatatatttacatcaatgaaatatttatcagagtaagtataatatcaggtcgtgatccggtttgaagtcgcgagaGGAGTCAGTTcatgttcttcgagaaatactgaaggaATACTGAacgtattcatacgcaccagatttggtaattgggtcttctgtgtttgGCGTAAATATTACTCAAATcaaccaatgcaatttaatagagggaaagaaagtgaatgtaaatatattcacatatatgaggtgataataatttcacagtcgataaattAGGTTAAACGGTTacaaactatagtttacggaagAAAATTATAGTTATAacgacgttaatctatatttcacatttgCAAAGCATGGTTTATctatgtttcagaagtgtaaaactataattataATACTGAAAACAACAACTTGCGATTGCAAAACGTAGTTTGTCTGTTTAATATAGATTCACGATTGTGACTCTATGATACCAACTCTTAATTATAGTTATCAAATGCAAATTATAGTTCACGGATCTATATTTATCTTATCTATTGTTAAGGTTTATTTACAGAAAGAAATCAAAACTTAGATTTGCATTCGTAAACTGTAGTTTACAATTGTTAAATAGTTGTAGTTTTACCGATGAAAACTCAGCTTAACGAATGGTAAATTATAAATTGCGTTTGTAAACTTAATcgtcgataaacctagtttatcaacTGTGAAACTATCTTAAACCCATTTTTGTGAGTTTGGCGTGCCATACCTATCGATGCAGTGTGCTACGATTAAAGAGCAAAGATGAAATGGGATTATCTCTACAGCAAACAGTTAAATTCTTCATATTCCATTTATAGGCACGTCGGAATTAaagatagaaccattttaacaagagcttggactttggatagttgtgtcaaacagcaatgtgacgtaggcctgtctctTTCACTGCTGGTCACTGAGCCatggctctctgaaatcaacaagatttgtctggcttttaagcgaagactacgcaatcggtgtatatttcgcttgaaacctcgtcattttaacttgttttgacgcaagaaaaagatagttacatcctactgaaagtccaaggccttgataaaatggttctatattaTGATTAAGAGTGCGGTCGAAGTTAtggaacttgtgcccaatcccaattgtatttttgtacaataaaatatgttcaaatcaaggATATATATCCCTTTGGTCGCAgcatctttgcactttcgctTTTTCGACATGGCAACTTACATTTCCAAATGTCAGACATAATAAATATAGCAAAATGAACAAAGACAAATATAGGCCttgtacatcattttaaagTATTGCTATTCTGACGTAAAATTGCATTATTTGTGTTGTTAATTTCTTTGATAGAATGATAAGAGATTCAATATTAATTGGTCGTAATCCTACCGAAGCCACTCCCCATTCCTTAGCCATGCTGTTGAACATGTagcatttgttttgaaattgaatCCATCCTGTGAAACAACCTGTAGAAAACACGTTGTTTCAGTACATAAGCGCGcacaaacagagagagagagagagagagagagagagagagagagagagagagagagagagagagagcattccAATATATTTTTACTCACTTTCTACGTTGTCAGCGGATATAGCAATCAGGAAGGCAAGGTATACTAGATTCATGATTGATTTTGAGCTGAGAAACAGATAGGACTTGTCATTTGGAGTTTGTCGTTATCTGTTCTAATTGTAGATATTTGATATGACATATAGGCCTAGTAAGTAATCTTCTCAAAGTCTTTGGAAGGCCCGTTGAAGCGAAAATATAACGGAAAAATTGTAGCAATATAGACATACTAGCATGTTTCTTGCACTAAGCGATGTCAAAACTATTAGAAGAATAAATATCGAaaacattttgacatttttcaaacacaattgtcacaaaaacaaataaatatacacaaaatatcataaaagattagatagaaaaaaaaaacaaatttcgtGAGTACAAGGGTTGATTTTATTCCTGCTTAGATTGAATTAAACTTCATTACGTCTCTTCCACATCCCAGCACTTCTGGTGTTTTGATTATGTGAAAACATGGACTTAAAAATAAGTCCACGGTTGCCAACTTTTGGGTCTCAACAGACTGTTTCTTAAAATGAACCATTTAAAGTTTAATGCTCCTGGATCACTTCAAGGTATAAGCTTGAAACAATTCAGGTATGTAATGCCACGAGCCAAGATGAACTACTTTCACTTACGATCTAGCAGATCATTTTTTTGTTGGTCTTGATAATTTAAGTGCTCAGGGTGTGAGCTTCACACAAATTTTATTGTTTggcaattttaatatttttggatATCTGGTTCTTGCGTAGACATTTATAAAACACCACCTAATATTCATTCTATTGTTTAACATTCGTTTAAGGAAAGCTTTGCCATTCATTTGAAAAGTAATGAGAGTTCTTCACCCGATACTTTTTTCCAAGTTTCAACAGGTCAAAACTGAGTTCGTTTTCatggaaataaaaatgatgataAAAGAAAATGACAGAGGCCGAGCAAATTTTTCATCTGAAACATTTACATGATCTTTCATTTTCAGATTTGTTGTGCTCTTCAATGATTTTTCAATTACCAATAACCATTACCCCGAATGAGAACCACACCAAAAAAGGTGCGCAATGTTTGTAATGGCTTCCCTGTTAATCCTCACAATGCACTGTTCTCTAACATTTTGCAGTCTAGATGACAAAGATAAAACTATATAAACTAACTAAATAAACTATTTTCACCCGAAGCTATTAATTTCGGTAATGAGATGATTAAGTATCACACAagacttgaaaaaaattgtcaaagtgcgttaaatttgggaccaaTTTAACCCactgaattttgttttaaaagtgcGTTTTGAAGgtacatgaacatttttttagtGTCGAGacacttaacgcactttgaaaaaatatgcataaatcAGAAATTCTGGAATAGAATTCCTAATTTGTCgatagtatgatgatttgtttacacttgtgaatctaatttaccgtCTTTGAGAACGGGAATGGGGACGGGGGTAGGGGTTAACCAACGCTATAGGtcaactagacacgatctcgttgcgatcaacgagtgggtcttccgtttgaTTACGAATTAATGATAggattgaattaaaatattgcCATTTGGTACGATAGATAAAAGTCAATATGCTCCgaaaaagaatttatttataaataaaaaaaaaattcgaccTATGCTTTTC includes:
- the LOC128186463 gene encoding ladderlectin-like, yielding MNLVYLAFLIAISADNVESCFTGWIQFQNKCYMFNSMAKEWGVASGYCQAFNAKLAEPRTEEEGHFLTSHAQKIGGNFWIGVTDLIEEDIWMYASTQELVNMTSSLWSTNEPNGYTSSNCGLLMAALHAKMGDYICARAEKFICELNNGM